The DNA region ATTATGCAAACAAGCATCACCCTCTTAATGTGAATAATCAAAATTGATTATGTACACTTTGTATGTTGCTAACTTACtgtatttaatatgtataaatacACATTGTTCACAGGTATAACCTATGATATTTATTTGTCTCTtggaataaagaacttgaacttgaacttCATACAACCATCACGAAACACGACCAAAGCCCCGTCGATGAATAAAGTTATGTAAGTATTTTAACACAATGCCAGGTAATTATCATTTGTAAATGTTGTATTTATACACCCACTCCATTACATGAAAGtacaaaattaaacatatgGTCAATACCTATTGTGTCTGGGGGAAAATCTCGCCAAATCgtgtatattattatttaagcAAAGAGATCATTGTcgtcaaaagaaaatttaagaTTCTTGCATATTAGCATACTTTTGATCggcccttttaaaaaaaaactccacCCTCTCCCTCTTTTTTAACACTTTTAATACTAAAAGGACACTAAAATGTATTGATTAAAGAAGACATATCCTGAATGATTGTAAAAGGGGGAGGGTTCATTATGGCGTGGAAAACAGAGTGTTCGAATGGAAAACAAGAAAGAAATTATTGAATGATGAAATCGCAGAATTCATAAAATAGGAGTTACAGTTTATAAtacatatgtttgaaataatatttgatCTACTTTTATAACTCGGAGTGATTATTTGTGCTGATTTAGATTCTTTATCATCTCATCAGGGTAAAATGATTGTGAACACTGAACACATCAGTGGGATAGATAAAGATATCTGCAATTGTCACAACCCTTTTTATTCCCAAAGAATCATGCAAGATAGCATTATTTTACTGTTCATATTTCTGGTATATTTTTTGTCCTTTTACTTGCATTAAAGTGCGTGAAAATAATATCATCAATGATAATGTTACATCGATGACAGGATCTCCATATTTGGCCGTCATACAGATGATTGACCAGTATCTATTCTATCTATAGAGCTTGCAGCTGTGAGTAGTTTTCACAGTCAGAATTGGACTGTTTACAGcctattatcatgattatatatcAGCAACAATTTATAGTTGTATTGGAGATAAAGagcaaaattaatgtaaatataatacaaaaacTAAGACTAAAAtcattcatcaaaataaaaaaatgattatactTGAACTATAATTAATATACCGGAAAGTCAAAGGGTCACTGTTCGTTTCACAGATTACACTATACAAACAAAGGTACGGTAGCGAACCATCAATTATGATTCTTAATTAAGATATATAATCAAACACAGTTACGATGTATCAAACATTGTCAACACAGCTTCCAACCCACTACACAAGTCGTGATGATATCGACATTTATCAAAAGCCCAGGAATCACGATTTCCCGatcacatttttatttgtacttCTAATTAGCAATTCGGGTAACGAATCGAATTTGGGTTGCGTGCGTCACATATGGTTATTGTAGACACACATTATGATCGACGTACGATTTATCCCGATGTGCCATGGTTTTCATCAGATTGTGGTATCTCTATAACAATTTCTTGTATAACCTGTTGTTTGCTGTCATTTTAAGCAAGGATTTTTATGCACATTTAATCATACTTGACAGTAGTTGCtgccttttttaattttttctcctTCTCCATATCTTATATCTAGCTAACGGTATGAACAGTGGAATATTTTTGTTAGATACTGGTGCCTGTATAATTATCATAACCAGGTTAGCTGGAACAAACAATTTTGtaccttaaaataaaaaaaaaaattggtcatAAGGTTTGTTGAACTATTCAGTCTAAAAGGAGACAGAAGGCAGGGTACAAAACATTGAATgagaaacagacagacagacagacagacagtaTAATACACATTCATGTTAAACGGATGAAACCGACGAATGTCCACCAGCAAAACAATGACAGAAGACACTTCTTACAGACATGCTAACTTACTAACTAACGTTCATGAACtgatgaaagaaaaaagaagaagaagaaagaacGACAGTGAGTTACAATGAtagttcatatatatatatatatatatataaacaggaCATGtatatgctctctctctctctctctctctctctctctctctctctctctctcttcccaAGAAGCCAACAAGACGAGTCTTGGTAGACACAGTGTCATGATATTCCATATTCCAATGGCAATACAACGTTAGACCAATTTGTCCCATAATTCGAGACTGGCTGTCGCTTTCTGAACCCACTCGCAACCAAAGCATGAGAGCAAGCTAATTTTAACTCCATTTGGAATGGTCTGGAATCGACcagacaatttttatatatctcccaaatatcaaaaaaaataaaatttcagtttATCAAATTTCCTATTATAAAAAACCAGACGACAGAACGACATTTTCTAACCAATCAATGACATCTCTCGAATTTCTTATTGCATAAATAAGTATAATTGTTTGCGCAAGAATGGATAACAATGAAGCATTCAAAATAAGTACTCAATTGACGTTTTCAACCCTACTAATATCCATAGAGACCTGTGACAATGCgagatattttattttctctccCTCTGTAATGATTCATTGGACATGAAATATTCCACGTATTATCAGCGGGGACTACCGTGCACTGAATTATCGACTATGAACCAACCGACTGTCTATGGTGGGTAAGTGTATTTACATAGTAAATTGACAATTTAAAGTGAAATTACAaggcataaaaaaaaattcgaaagtAATGTTAGCGTAATTTATGGTCAATTTGTTCCACTATCAACATGTAACCAAATGGTATTGccaaaatttttttgaaatttcagaCCGCAACGATGATGATGTAATACGTAAGCAAGCAACGTGAGACTTCTCTTTTTCCTAGAAATACCAGAATTTGATGTAAAATAGGAGAAGGGAAAAAAACAACCCAACCACGAtgaataaaacaacaaaaccaaCGTATGCTTCCGCCAGTCATTAAAAGAACACCTCAGAGGATCTGAAGCACTCATGTGACGCTAATTCATAAATAGCCTTGAGAAATCACCTCTCACTATACCACGGTTTAAAGGATCGGAATCAATGAACAACGGACGCTGACCACCATCGGCGGGGGCTCACCTGGTACCGGGATCCATCACTCTCCCCTCTCTCGAGTCCCGTGGCGGTTCATCGATACTGATAGAGGGTATAAGCGATTTGCATAGGACGGCGGCGGTACTCGGGACTAAATGATGCGCTTCAGATGGTATACCCTTGACTCCCTGGAGTAAAAGAAAGGAGGGGGAAAGTTTTTGGATTTTATATTCTGGGGATCGTACTTATAAGACACCATGAAGCACGTGACATTTCTGTTTTCAGTGATAATGAGTAATGGAGTTCTAACTCATGCTGGTGACATCAAAGTTGGTGAGCActtttaaatctttcaaaaaccTATTTATCTTCAATTAAATAAGgaaattttaaagtaaagaGACACGTAAACTCGTTGACTCCAAAGTTATCTGTCTGTATGTTAACCTTTCTTGTGTGGAGATTTCTTTTTAGAGGATTTTTAGAAAGTTCAATATGCGTAACATCCGAATGGAATCTTGGCTTACTTAATaactataataaaaattaagtCTCCTTGATCACATCTAGCTGTAAATTAATAACCTTTTGATCTTGATTTTTACATCACTATGATTTTACCATCACAGCACAGACACTCGCATAGCAGACTCTTCAAAATAGTTTATCTTTCAAGTCTTCATGCGGTGATTAGGTCATGGGAATATTCGTGATGAAATCGGGCGGAGTTTCCAGGATTTCTTATTCTGTTCTAATTAGACCCCCCTGGTAGTAGAACTCTTACGCGTGGAAGGgtataaaaattcaatattaactCAACCACTTCGCCCCACTTTGATAGGGATAACTTTTTTGATGTTCTAATTGAGATTTGTGCATTCCCTGCAGGGTCGTACACGCGTTTATTTTTAAGGTGGTTATATAGATTACTGACTTGATCTTGAAATACCAGACGAAACTCCTCATCATTTTAGAACAGCTTGATCCATGCACGATAACGGAATGTACATGCAGTTTATTGTATGTAAAATTCGTTTTAGCTAGTTATATTACTGTAGCTTTCTCTTGCATAACTTTATAATTTACACACACAAAAACCCAACCCTGCCTTCTGTAGCCAGaaggaatttttaaaatcattatcattCGAAAAACACCTGTTACTACCTATCCATACCTATATATATCGAGAGGCAGCaatcatataattattacatataatatcattttgagaattatttaaattaatttcattactAGTAACAGATTTAATGTGAGGGTTATGATGACATCGACCTTCGAATGATATGACCTTGAAAGACGCCATTTAAAGCATTGTAGTAGATTATTTTTACATTCGCATGTAAAAGTGACTTCGACAGTATattttcttgtacatgtacttttaaggtACATGTTATAGTTGCATCAACACAATTGGCGGAATACACGTTACAGCCAGAATGCTGATTCGGCTGGAActgtaaataatttcattatgctGTTAAGGTTTCCTTTAGAATTTGTCAAGACGGTCTCCTTTCTTGAATGGCATCATGGATCAGCTGAGAATTGAACAAGACGTGCATGTTCATGCATGCTAGGTCAAATATTCGCTCACTATTCCATttacatatgtaatatataacTCCAGAGAAATAAAAACGTAAGGCATACATACTAATTACTGAATTACGATGTGTGTCATTAATTCGATGTGTCCATCCATTTCATAACTAGTATTATGTACTTTACCATTCTAAAGTCGCTAGTTTAATAATAAGTATGTAAATGTTTCTCAGcgaggaaaaaaaaaaagatctgatACCCATGCAAGAGAGTTTGAGAATCGATTGCATTGATGGGCGCATAATCTGAGCAATTCTAAGATTTTGTGTATAGAGATTTAACTAAAACTAAATTTGATAACAACAAATGGCTTTTGGTTCAAAAAAGAGGATTGGTCTGGCTACAATctcttaaatattttcaatattatacgAATCTTTTCTTTGGAAACACAATCGTCTTTGCATTTTCTGGATGACTTTGACTTAATGATGATATAAGTTCTCTAGAGTACAACTTCAAGATTTCAGCAACAAACATTATGTCGTAGAAAATGCATACGACCTTCATTTAACTTTATTCATAACGATACCAAACACAACTCCAGGGAGAGTTGATACGGTGGCAATCTCGTACAACTCTTTGATTCTTTACTGAAACCAAGAGTTCAATACGTCATACAAATATATAATCAaagaattttattgataaaaggGGCATTAATGGCGCATCTAGGTCCCGTATATAATGATAGAGGACGCCTCATTGGAAGAAATGGAACTGTCTTAAGTTTGAAATGCTGTCCAAAAAACCCCTTATTTTGATGTATGCCAGCAATTACTCAATTTAGGTTGCTTTTTTGTGACGTAGCCTTTGCGTAGACCACTTTTAGTTAAGCTCCCATTGTtgtaataattatcatataatattttatttgaatagaatgtttattttaaatttcttcgCCACCAAATAGTTTGCATGTTAAATTGAGACGTTTCATTGCAATGGCGAAATATAGTACTTGGCGAAAATTGGTTTTGGGCCACTGATAAGTCTGTAAATCAGCATTCCAGTCTTAAATgcatactggtacatgtacatgtatatatatcggTACACAGAATATTCTATTCCAtaacaaaatgtatataaaggTTATAGTTTCCCTAATAATCAGAATGTGGTTCTAAATCTCAAATAAGAACTAAATAAGCGGCATAAATGAAGATATGAATAAGTTCGAAAGTTTAGAGtcaaatgtatttttcaaaGTCAGCATATGacctacagaaaaaaaaaatggacgtACAATATTGTGACAAGTCTAAAATGTAAAACCACAAATAAGGCAATGATGATCATAAAGATGATAAAGGTAATATACATAAatagatgatgatgatgatgatgatgatgatgatgatgatgatgatgcgACGGTGATGGGAAATCCATCATAATGATATTTTTGCACATGCGTCGGTATACCAATTCCTTAGATATTGCTCGGATATCCCAGTTAATTGCATTGCACAACCATATGCTTTCATGCAGTTGAAGCGATGACGCAATGATACTCAATCATGATCTTATTAACAGAAATAGATGCTGATGAAAACTTGGCGGCTTCGAATTGACATATAGTACGGACCAAAAGGGAAAACATGTTTATGTGTAGAAGATGAAAACGGTTGAATTTGAACATGCTTGTTTGTccttttttttgcatatacaTTTACCTATCTATGAAGAACGGGAAGGGAAGCCAGTTACTATTAATgtatgttaaattaaattttcaattacattcTTGCAATACAACCaaaaacacgtttttataaGATCAAgtggaaaatatatattttgtagatgTATTAACTAATAATGGGGGAATACTTAGCTGTAAAAATAATCATCGGAATTTTCAAAGCAGAAAGAAAGCTTCTTCGAGAGCAAAGAAATTAATTATTGTTGATTATAAATACTAATATAAATGTTCTACGACATTTTAACCATCATAAGTAAACATGATCACATATAAATACTAATATAAATGTTCTACGATATTTTAACCATCATAAGTAAACATGATCACATAAGACTAAAACAAAATCTGAGACTAGAGCATTTCTAACGTTTATGATACTATTTATGTTTGCTTTGAGTAATATAGAATCAAAGGAAAAAGTTACTACAACTGATATCGATTTTCCATCATGTTAGTAAATATCAAACCATATTTGTTTATACTCGGCGCTTCATCCTTATCAGTCAATCCAGAGACACCAAAACGATTCAAGATCGAGATCTCTAGACACATTTAGAAAGAGGAGAACGTTACCTTCTAAAGCAGCTAATTGCATTAATTCTCTGTGTAGTCCCTGATGGCTCTTAGTAATGTATAGTATCATTAGTCGTACATTCGCATCAACAGATACAAACGATTGTTGATTTCATAATAgtaggaaaaaaaaacattgcgaAATATTAACTATATCATTGTTCAAGCTCACTGAGGTTGGTGAACCAAAAACATTGCAAAATGCTTATTATGATAAGTTTATGTTGCATGTATCACAATTTTATAAAGTACTTATTATGCCATCAAGACAATGACGTTTGTACTCAAAAATTTAGAGAGTTCATGCCCCAAACCAGATTGcagataaagatatttttataattgataaGTTTTCTGTCTATTGTAACAATACAATTTCTATTGTATAACCACTGTATCGACATACTTTACACCGGACATAATTGACTGATcgatttttgttgtttgtagtCTTTTCGATAGACTATCACTGGCATCAAAATGTTTTAGAATAATGCCAGTAAATGATCAttgtgtcttttactaattaatgtcatggactcattgacaatttaaaatggTTAATCAGTAAAAGATTATTGCGCCAAAAAAATAAAGGGAAATATTTAACGTGCCAGATTACGACTTTCATTCTTGAATATACCAATGGTATAAaagcagagaaaaaaaattgacctgaCCGTTTTATGTATATGTGAAGAGGGCTGAATGGAGATATTTGTTGCACTGCCAGTTAGAAAGTACTCTTTATTCTCTGTACCAAAGAAATTGCCTGAATGACTTTGAAACACGTggatttaaatgatttaaagaaTGCAATTTAATACGTCTATTTTGCTTTGTGAATTTAATCTAGTagtttttggtatttatattttatcacaCAAACCTCCTTCAGTAAAGTTCATGAAGTAAAGATGTATGGATATAATGATTCTGTTTCACTCATCGTTATTCAATTAAATGCAGCATGGTTTATGCATCGTGGCAGAACGTATCATAGAatgaaagttttaaattcacatCTGCGTCAGGAAAATTTATACGCATACCGACTGTGGATTAAGTTTTCCTCCTCTTCATATACATCAGTATTTTCAACCAATAAAAAggtgaaatttgaatttttggaaCTTTGAAAACAAAGATTCATGATATAAAAACATGCAGTTGATCATGCATACAGGTGCatgcatataaatcaaagaTTTTGATGAGATTTGGTTGGCTACAGTCTGAGAGTCAGTAAGCGTTTGCGTGATTTGTCATGGGGTTATAAAGATCAATTTTTAGAATATCCCACAGAATCTGTTTTTCTTCTGAAAAAGCGCTCCTTCCGCCACAatttcatttatacatgtatatgtattgtttaatgACAACAAGTTGCTGCTCTCGTTGAGGGCAATGGAAAGGAAGGATCTGACCATAATCAATTATATTTacttataattatacattttcaaaTTGTTATTTGGCAGCCGTTTTACCAGACTGGTGGCAATATATTCCGAGGTTTGTCTCCAGACAAAAGGTGTCTTCACTGCAATTCACCAATCTAACATCAGAATCGAACGAAACTCAGTACGACAAAATAATTGAAGGTAAACTAAGTGAAAATTATCGTTCAGCCGAAACAAACATCAAAACACTTCTAAAAGAAACCATTGCATTTCAATTGATTAAATACACAGTACTGttaaaattttttgaattattaatgGCCAAAAGAattgcttttattttctttcattttcagtgATAAATTACTTGAATGAAAGCCATTCAGATGTGGTATTCGGCCCGTGTAAAAGGGATATTAGTATAGCGGTCGAGGGGTTACGAATGCCATACATTTGTACAACCTTTGACCCGGAAGTGGAAGTTTTCAAATTCCAGATACTTCCGGCCTTGTCCGATTTCATAGAAGCAATGAGAAAATTTGTTTACTGCCAGAACCGACGGGGCGGGGATGGGGAGTACAAGACGATTATATACGAAGGAAACAAAGGTACACAGCATTCAACAACTCATTGAAATGTTATATCAACTCTAAAGAGCCAAATTGGTTTCACTGATCTTTTCAAAagtattcttcttttttttttacattgaaacgAGCTCGTTTGTTCATTTGATTGCAACACGGAAAgccaattaaacaaaatttatttaaatttgaaaataaagaaacaccCTTAATCGTTTTGATTGTGAATTGTTGCTTAAATGCTCatgtgtaatattttatttcttaagaaTTGTGTTCCTGagcttaaacaataaaatacacgTAGAACTTTTTTTTCGAATATGATAGAAATTGGTAATTTTTCTTAAGTATCTGATGCTCGATGTTTCCATATATAAAGTAGACAAACGGGGTTTAAATCCCATATAAGGCTAACGATCCCTGTCAAAAACGCATGTTTTGAAAGTCAAAGGAATCATTAAACTCTGTCTGACCCTCTCTCCGaggaaattcatcaaattaaTAACGGCGGcagtttttaattattcattgcTGTCATTTCCTCGTAGGGTTCCACTTTGATGACACTATTTTGAACCACCGGAAGACCACCCGTTTATACGCCGTGAATGAAGAAAACATGGAGGCCAAAAAACATACGATCACACATTACTTGATGCTCATGCGCAAAGAACTTATTCGAGACATTATCGTTATATGTGACCCAAAGACTGTCGAAATGTTGTTAAAGACGGTAACGGTCTAATATGTTAATTGAAATCAAGTCAAATGTTTTAAGATAATTTGCTAATGAGGTCAATCAAGTATTTATAAGATTTTCGTTTCGTTGGTTTCAGGCTTGGGAACTAGCCATGCTTAGTCTGCCGTTTAGATGGTATTTCTACGATCCAGTAAGTGGCCTTCTGAactcaatttaatttaattaatattattaattaatattaagaAAGCATTATCTAGTATGTGGGTGGAAATGTCTAAAAAGTGGTAAATATTGCTCTCGGAGcattggttttattgtttaaaaactatgatgtataatttttttttcaaattgagtACAATATATCTAATTTTTAGATGAATGCATTTGCCATGCCCCAAAAATAGTAGatgaataaatacaaattaaaacaaagcaaaaaaacaaaaaacaaaacttacaaTTATTATGAttgaaatcaaagaaattaaatcgaaaaattcaaatacaaatttgtttCCCAATTTTGTTTGTATCAATTTCAGGCATTTCACTTACGACACATACTGGAGAGCCTACCCCGGTTCGCTAACAGCTTCACGGTTTTCACTCTTATACCGAGCTATGAGCAAGCGACCTTGTAtcccagtgaccttgaccttaacgCGATGCTGACGATGGACACCCTATCTACAATCTCTATGATATGTGGCGTGTCCAGCATCAACAACGATAGAGAATCGCTTCTTTCTGCTCTACAAAATGTAAGCAATAATCACAATGATTGATCAATCGCAATTTCTCTGACTTTTTCGGTATAGGTAAAGCTGTATAGTCGAAAAGGCCTTAGAATTTGCaatcaataataaaatgaaCTATTTGATTGAAGTGAAGCTggtataaaataaatagatatcataattgattcatttttctttcttttttttatatagaaaaccTTTCGAGGTTACACTGGAAACATAAGTTTTGATGCCAGTCATCAGCGTGTGAACTACAGTATCAATATGTTCCATTTTAATGGATCACAGTACTTCAAGGTActtcttaaataaaaattgaacttAGCTCTAGGATAAATCGATCTTTTACTACAGTAAAGTATAAACATGAACTTTTTGATCATGAAAATTCGTGGCAGTTTAATTTTGGTCGTAATCGTTGGAACATTTAACACCAACAATTACATCACCGACAAAATGTAAAAACTTGATTCTATCGAAACCACGAAATTGCATTCAAAACGGCCTAAACCAAACGGTAACTTATGAAAAACTGATCAGGCGAAGTGTAAGGTTTCCTCAGTTGCATGTTATTTTTTCAGTTGGGTTCTTGGTGGGCGGGGGATTCCCCCGGTTCCAGAACAATCCAGTTGGAGAATACCCCTGAAGTTCAGCACTGGAGGGACCAAAACCAGACATATACATTCCCTCTAAAGGGAAGGACCATTAAAGTTGTAACCATCATTGTAAGCTTTTCTTGCTGCTATAGTCATTGTAAATTGCAACTTGATTGTAACTATGATTACATATTTGTTGAATCACAATGAACGCATAATGATAAATTGTTCAGTGTTACCATTATATGGTGTTGAGtgaaaataaactgaactgaactgatTAGCTgtaacataatttatttttattgtaattaattattaCCGTGTGAATCGTGAATAATTATGAACGTGATTGAAGTTGAATCTCGTGATTAAATGTTGTAATACGTGatatgatttattcatgtataAGTTACTGTACGTAACTTTGTATGttgttttgtacatgtatctcgcTGCAGTTACGATTGTCATAAATTATGTAACTTTCAAAAGAAACGTGACACTCACCATTCCGTTCTACATCCCGTTATACAtaaatttgaagaaatttaaacatatcttcagGAAGAACCCTTTATGATGTACAAAAAAGGACATGGGAATTTGACCGGGAATGACCGCTTTAAGGGTTACTGCGTGGACCTAATACAGGAACTGTCCACCATACTGGATTTCAAATATGAACTGTACCTTGTCCATGACAACCGGTTCGGGGCCAGACGACCGGACGGCCACTGGGATGGGATGGTTGGAGAAGTCCTAGCTGGGGTGAGTtttaaaataccggtattttttgCTTAGTATTTTACTGTTTGATCTTCAGTATTGGAAAAATAATAGAAGAAAGGAGAGAGGTGAAAGGAATTTTTCACAGATTTCACAAATGGGGAGAAATTTATAAGATAGTAGGAAAATGGTCAAGAACACTTGCAAATACAATTATAGTtcgtaattattttaattttacgaTGTGTGTTCATGTATGTGTCATTTAAGCAATGTTTGTCGTGTTGAAGAGAGTTTATTAATAGAACGATGTAACGTTCTGTATTCAATATGATGTATTGAAAATACGAGAGAATTTAGATTATTCATATCGTAACTATGGCATGTCTGTAACTATAGGATCGGAAAATGTTGTCATGATTAAAATTTATAGTCCGCGGTTTATGAAAGCTCAGAGAATGGGTGGCAATTTACGATGTAATCTCATACGTATGCCTAATTCAAAAAGCTTTCAACGAGCTTCCATCGTTATGTAAATTGAGTCAAATACAAGTTATGTATCCTGAgagcaaaataaaattcgacTCCATTGCAAAACTACGTCTGtcaatttgtttttagaattttttttatagaaataagaGAAAGTAACATCTGCTACGCGTGAATTTAAAAGATGTCTTGTCATGATTACGCAATAAGTTAACAAGCGTATATGACATGCATTAatagcagttttaaaaaattcattttggtCAGAGCTTATTCTATTTGCACTGAGTATCCCAGAGCAATATTTGATTATTATACAACATTCATTTTAACACTGCttaaaaatttttcattttggttCTTTTTGGttagatttttgaatttatcattCTACGTTTTTTTTCCCattgtttatattacatttGTAATTGCATGAAGTGCATATTAAATAAAGGAActtataaatgaatttcaattacatgtacttttaaagatattaaaagaTATTTACTAAATTGATCTCTTCAAGTACGCTTTAATTAGGATGTGTGATTTAGCCCTACAGATATGATGTTCTGTAGATTTCACGCCTGTCAATCATATTCAGACTGACGGATCCTCCCTCTCACGTGACTAAGATCATCTTTGATATAACGCACCTGCGGTCTGataaatacattatatatatacgtACTATACTTACCTATTTTTGTTTCGTACAGGTCCCATGGTGTAATGGTTAGCACTCTGGACTTTGAATCCAGCGATCCGAGTTCAAATCTCGGTGGGACCTGAggattatattttttgtacttAATGAAATGATAATTCTACATaggaaattatttatttgtctACCCAAAGCCAGttctatatttaatgtcaaCCCAGGGCGTACCATTTGGAGAACTAAAATACAAGTTTAAATATTATCATGTTTGGCTTTGTTTACCATGAATATCTAAAAACTACATCcgctatatttaaaaaacatttataactttatgaattaaaaaaagtgggttttgaatttttaagtaAACGTATAGAATTTACTTTTGATAGCGTAATAACTGATGAACAAAACCTATAAAGCGGTACTATAGTTTGCTTGATTAGA from Crassostrea angulata isolate pt1a10 chromosome 7, ASM2561291v2, whole genome shotgun sequence includes:
- the LOC128156593 gene encoding glutamate receptor ionotropic, kainate 2-like, giving the protein MKHVTFLFSVIMSNGVLTHAGDIKVAVLPDWWQYIPRFVSRQKVSSLQFTNLTSESNETQYDKIIEVINYLNESHSDVVFGPCKRDISIAVEGLRMPYICTTFDPEVEVFKFQILPALSDFIEAMRKFVYCQNRRGGDGEYKTIIYEGNKGFHFDDTILNHRKTTRLYAVNEENMEAKKHTITHYLMLMRKELIRDIIVICDPKTVEMLLKTAWELAMLSLPFRWYFYDPAFHLRHILESLPRFANSFTVFTLIPSYEQATLYPSDLDLNAMLTMDTLSTISMICGVSSINNDRESLLSALQNKTFRGYTGNISFDASHQRVNYSINMFHFNGSQYFKLGSWWAGDSPGSRTIQLENTPEVQHWRDQNQTYTFPLKGRTIKVVTIIEEPFMMYKKGHGNLTGNDRFKGYCVDLIQELSTILDFKYELYLVHDNRFGARRPDGHWDGMVGEVLAGNATMVVASLSINARREEAIDFTKPFMTRYVTVIMKIPETPRRIFEFISPLSHTIYLCTFSACIIVAFSLYFFEKNSAYEKQEKVTFKDCVWLTFGTLLEGGTEGVPTTTSGRILLYTWCFFVLILVASYTANWAAFLTVKKFKAPVKSIYDLTSQKEIQYGTVKSSAILSFFQTSNVETFRKIGSEMMNNQSNIVGSSTEGYRRVSEGGYGFFWDSTVNAFKTNRECLLTTIGPDFAPRGYGIGLPPGATYLDELSINILRLGDSGFLDQLQQKWWGERKCSRDKEEDENNASGLKLENASGLFFVLGAGIVLSVFVLLVQGFIRNIRPKIITGQSETVT